TGAGTGCTTCAACATATATATGAGTATCAAACGGCCTAAAAGCTGGCTAGATTCTATCGGAGTTGTATCCTATTCTGATATGGTTTCTTAGTGCTCCGTTTACTGGTCGTGTCAGCTAGTTGCCGCATATATCAGTGTGTTCATCGCCTGGTTGCATCCCAGAAGACATTCCAAAGGGCATCTGTGTCGGTACTAGTTGGTACGGACTAGGcacagaaaattacattacaccCAAACAAAATTGCTAGTACGTGCCTAGACGGCTAGACCTCGCATCTACCAAAAAGTTGGCGAGCATTGCGAGGGAGTAAGCAAAGGAGTTGTTCTGATCCCTCTTTGTGCACGATTATTAGTGCTTGTACTTGCTGCATTGATTCTTGCAAGGAAGTCGCGCTTGTTTTTTTACTATAAAAACTTGGTAAATTATAATTCGTTTTATtttttctagatatatattTTGTATAGATGTACAATATATTTAGATATACagcaaaatttatatatctaaaatattaaaaataaattataatttaggaTAGTAACCATCACGGCAAGTACGTAGAAGAAATGACTGTATTCGTACAAACGGTCGGAGGACTACATTCTTCGCACGCTAAGAGTAGTGTTCATTTTTTTTATTGGCAAGTATAGAATATTTAAATATATGAACATACATGAGTCGAAAAGGCCTGCTAGATGGCTACATTAATTGCTCTGGAGCTTATGCAGATAATAATCTGTCGGACGCACAAAAGTGCGGCAGTACGTACACGACCGCTTTGTGGCCTTCTTGTCTTGTTGTCGCTCTGCTCACTGTTAATCCATGTGCCTCTGTTTGTCCTATATCCCTCTTCATACATGTGACGTGCTACACATAAGCTAGTGAATTTAATCTCACATCATCACCACTTGGGCTTATTGAAAATCATATTAATCTTGTAAGATGTgttgcttttgttttttttatTAATGGACCGGATAAGGATATAACTACTCTGCTCCGTTAGTCGCAAAAGGATGTCAttttagaaatgtcaatatgcCCAAAGAAACTCACTAGTTGGTAGTATAAAATGTACGCAGAATATAGCCACGTTGTAATATTCTGAAACTATTTGTTGAGACAAAGTATACCATTTGAAAAGCTCAATCAAaacattttttaaaaaaatgggCACATGCCCTCAGTTTGACCTCCAACTACACATTTGCCATCATTTCTAAAAATACACGCAATCTAAAATAACACGGTCTTTTTACTCTTTTTTTTACCGGAGGTACCCAGTGCTAATTAATACTCTTCTTGATGCTAATAATTTAGTTGTGACGCCAGCAGCTGTTATATGTGTCTGGAATGGGACTTTGGgcccgtttagattgcaaattttTGCAACCGGAGATACTGTagcgctttcgtttgtatttgacaaattttatctaatcatggattaaCTAGGctaaaaagattcgtctcgtgatgtacaattaaactgtgcaattagttatttttttacatacatttactgctccatgcatgtgtcccaaaattgatgtgatggagagagtgtaaaaagttggaatttggaGGGGATCTAAACAAGACCTTTAAGCCTCTATGCTGATTAGAAATACGGCAGTGCAAGAATGCTAGATTTGGTCTGCCAGGAATCTTTGGATCCTGATGATCAGTAAACGTTCAGGTGAATTTCCATTGGGGCTGGTAAAAAAGAAGTATGGTAAGCAGGCAGGATCTACCGCTGTAAAAACAAGTCTACTGCCAATTCCTGGTTCCGTCATTCTCTACAGGGACTCCACCAGCTCTGGGTGGACAGGGGGAGCATCCAAATGGTTTGGTGACACTCACTTGCATTGGCATACACACATCCTTGAAAAACTTTCTCAGTTGGCATTCCAAGAAGGGACATCACCACACTCCCACAAATTGAACCGCAGCGAGAAGAAAGAAATcgccgagagagagagagagagagagagagagagagagagaggtggccACCACTGCCCTATGCCCTCTATAGAGAGGCGGTGAGACCACTCCTCTTCCATCTCTTCGTTCGTCTCTCTCCTTCGATGCTTTCTCCCCTCTCCCACTCGCTTTTCAGCGGGCAGCTTGCAGCACAGGGAAAGCAAAAGCAAGCAAAGGCCAGCCATCCCTCCTCACGTACGTCACGTGTAGAGCAGCGGAGCAGGGTCACAGCTAGCTCCGCCGGGTCCGCCGCCTCCCCGGGATTTCACCGCGACGACGCCAAAAGAAAGCGAGCTTTTGGTCGCAATCCCTTGGAGCATTGCGCGGCGAGGAGCGTGCACAGATCTGCCACGATCCATCACCTGCCGCCGCTGCGGCCTGCCCTGCAACCCACCTGCGCCGCTGAAGAGCTGCCGCCGCGCCCATTGCCTGCCCAGTGCCCAAGCACAAAGCTCCCTCTCTCACCTCATCTCAGGTTCTGCCAGGCGACTCCACCGCCGTCCATTATTGCCGCCAGCCACGCAGCCTTTAACCTCATGCATGCCCTAGCTCTCCGCGGCTTCCGCCGTGTCGCGCCGCGCCCACCGCTAGGGACACGCAGATAGCACCAAGCCTGGCAGCGAGGAGGGCCTTGGCGAAGGTGAAAAGGGGAGCGGCCGCTCCTAGCTCCGCGTAGCGTAGCGGCGTAGCGTCGAGGAGGACGGACGCCTACGTCCGTGTGGGTGCGCGCGCTCTGTGTTCGCCGACCGACGCCGAGCCGATCGAGATCGATCAACATGACGCTGGAAGCTCTGTGCGCGCCAAGTACCAGCAGCGACGTCCTGGTCTACGACACCTTCAACGCCGCCGCGGCAGCGTGTGCCGCCGCCTCGCCCGGGACCGGGAGCTTCCTCTTCGGCAATGCGCCGGCGGTGGAGCCGTTCccggcgccggccgcgccgccggacgCGGAGGGGGAGAACAGGGTGCAGCAGCAGGGGAGGAGGAAGCGGCGTCGGCGGCAGAGGACCGTCAAGAACGCCGAGGACGCCGAGAGCCAGCGGATGACCCACATCGCTGTCGAGcgcaaccgccgccgccagaTGAACGAGTACCTCGCCGTGCTCCGCTCGCTCATGCCGGAGTCCTACGTCCACCGGGTATGATCGATCTCACTACTCGTTCAGGAACACCGATCGCCTCACTGTGGCCATGCGTTTCCGTCCTCTTGAGTTTCGATGGGATTGATTTGGTGTTTCAAGTAATGGCAAAAGAATGTTTGCTTGATGAGAACAAGACAATGGCACTGTTACCATTTGAGGCGTTCCGTGACTTCTCGTCGTGTCAACTCATGCCTACCTCTGTTGCTTAGATCAATTTCCTTTTTTTCTGAAAATGTTAATCGATGTGTAGAGCGATCAGGCGTCCATCGTCAGCGGCGCCATCGATTTCGTGAAGGAGCTCGAGCAGCAAGTGCAGTCCCTGGAGGCGCAGAAGCTGGCGTTGCAGCCGCAACGCGGCGGAACGGCGTCGGAACGCGACGCGGCGCGAGCGCCACCGCGCGATCCCGTGGCCGCGAGCAGCAGCTCCGCGAGCGTGAccggggaggcggcggagcggccccCGTTCGCGCGGTTCTTCCGGTACCCGCAGTACGCGTGGCGCCACACGCCGCCGCAGGAGGatggtgccgccgccgtcggcgcggaggaggcgaGCCGCGCCTCCGCGGTGGCGGACGTGGAGGTGAGCGTGGTGGTGGACGCGCACGCCAGCCTCCGCGtgatggcgcggcggcggccggggcagctgcTGAAGATGGTGGCCGGGATGCAGGCGCTCGGGCTCGCCGTGCTGCACCTCAACGTGACCGCCGCGCCCGGCGAGCTAGCGCTCTACACGCTCAACCTCAAGGTACGCCGCCGGCGCTTCCGACCCGATCGTCTTTCCCTCCCTGAATTGCAACGGGTTTTTTCTCTTTCCGTTCGCGAGCCAATCGTCAGGGGAAAAAGGCCTTTCTGGGTCGTTGTTGGTTGTGCTTGAAATGGTGCATCGCCCGTGCTAACACTTTGGTCACTGTGCCTGAAAGGTTCGCCCTTTTTTTTTACTCGTATGGGAAACAAGATTAGTATTTTTTGTGCTGGATAAACAACTGAATTGATCGTGTAGTCAGTATACCCAGCTAGATACTACGCATTCACCTGACTACCTGAGCGTACAGCTCTGCCTCTGCATATAGGCCCATACAGGCAGTTGACAGAAGAATCGTTTCCCATCTCTAGTTGCCTGggagaaaaaaacaaaagaatgtCAGATATTCTCCTCTTCTCTTGAGTCTTGAGTCTTGACTGACGTCCACCAAAACTCCATTGCATTTGCGTCACACGCTGCAGAGGATTGGGGTTTTGCTGGGAGAGAATTCAAATGCAGTAGCAATATTGTTCTGGGCCAGGGCTCCACCTCCGAAATCCAAACGCAGAGGCCACAGTGCATTCCCCTGCCAGCACAAGCCATGGGCACACTTCGCACTTGCTTTTGACCAGAGATTCCAGAGTGCAAAAGCTGTTTGCTGCCTTTGGCAACCTGTAGCTCTGGACTTCGACGTGCCTGTGTACTCCATGGTTGCAGAACACTTCAAATTCAAACAGACCAAGAAAAAGACCGCGTGTTTTTATTCTTTCACCGTTTGTTTTCACCAAAGGCTAAAGAAAGGATGATCACCTTCAACATGGAGAATCTCTTCTTGTGCTGGGCCGTCCATTGACATGGCGAAATCGGCAGCTAAAGGCTACAGACTACAGAGATCTTGTGCTGCTGCAGCAGCTGCCTTTTTCTTATGCTGTTTCAGTGTGCCCCCGGGCCGGACCCAACGGAATCTTTCTTTACGAGGCTTTTTCCTTTGCCTTTTGCCTCACTTGGCGATTCCCTCCCCCTGATGAACGATTGAACATGTGCGCGCGCTGTCGCGCTGCCAGCTCGTCGTTTCCCGAATCGCCGCTCTCCGCGAGCAGTTTTGGAGTTCTGTTTGTGTGGCCACGGGCTCTAATTCATCTTGTTTCCTGTGCGGCGGTCGCTGCAGGTGGAGGAAGGGTGCGGCCTGACGACGGCGGAGGAcatcgccgcggcggcgcaccACGTGCTCTGCATCATCGATGCCGAGGCGGCGCAGCGGTTGCTCGCTCCCGGCGCGGGGCAGCCGGACCTCTAGTCAGTATCaaacccgccgccgctccataGGTGAGATCTTCCGGCGCAACGCGACGCGGGCGAGCCGGAGCACGGGACTGCCGGTGGCTGCTCATCGTCTACGTGACATTTTGTAAAGTGCAGCAGGGGCTTGGTGGCGTAGAGTCTAGAGCGTGTAACCGCAATAACGGATGTAGGGTAGTGTCTGCAATAAACATGCAGGTTCGTTTGAGGTTGCGTTCGTGGTAGCCGACGATATGGTTGTGCGTGTCCTCCTGGTCGCGTCCATGGCGTGGCGGCGCTTCCTCGTCGCGTTAGGAGGAGGGGGGGCAGCGGCGGCAAGGTTTTGGTCGATGACTCTGTTTCTCTTGAATTGGGCAGATTAGAACCAAGAAGAAAGGCCTGGCCCGGATGTCTGGCCCGTCCCGGAACACCCCAATGTTGGAGGTTCGTCTGGCCCATCCAAGCGGCGGCAAGGGTCTTGGTCGGCTGACTCTCTGTCTAGTAGTGTCTCCCTACAATTGGGCCGTAACCATAACAGGGCCCAAAACTGCACGCTCTAAGCCATCCTGGATCCCCGCCATACCCTcctgctgggctgggccaaaaaAGCAGGTATCCCGAACAGCCATTTTTTTCCGTAAAAAACCGCCCTCGCATCTCTCTCTTTTGTGTGAACACGGAAACGCGACCCAGATCTCGGCGAGCCCACATCCTTTTTGACTCGCTTTCCTTCACGCTCCCTACCGCCGCCGCTAGCCGCTGCCATTTTTTTCCGAAACAAAGGCAAAAGGAGAGAAAAAAAGGGTACTACTGTAGAAAAGAGCGGGCTTGCCTGAGTGGGTGCTACCGCCGCTGGCTACTGTTCCACTGCAGGGGCTACGATGATCGCGACGCCGGCGAAGCGCGGCGCGGCCGTCTTCTAGGACCTAAAAGCACCAGCAATGGCGGAACATGATGCCTGGGCTACGCGTTCGCTCTCTCCGGCATCATGAGTCGAGAGGCCGCATCGAACTAGTTGCGACCAATGTATCCAAGCAAGTGGAAAGTGCTGAAGGGGAGGAAGAGAAGTCGCGGAGCACACCAATGAGCAATCCACGTCGTGTTGCCGTGAACCATCCAAATCGGCCGCAAGTGCGATCGCGACGGATACCGGTcaccgagagggagagggacgCCCCCCTACTCGATACCGTTTCCAAGTTGCCAACCAACCAGGCGCCGTCAGGTCCGAGCGAGGCAGGCCGGTGACAAGATCAGACGACCAAACCGTACTACCTATCAACCTTAGGATCCTAGCATGTACATGCGCACAGCGACGTACCGGAGCTGGCTGTTTCATGGAAATCCAGACTTCCAGAGCACTAAACAAACACGGAGAAGCATCATGGGCTCGTGCCTCCAGCATCAAAATTCAAACGGACCTAACCCCAGCCACAGATTTGGAACATCAGACCACATGCTACCCAGGCCGTCACGTAATATCTAGAGATTCCAGCATCGCTTCTGCCACAGAAACTTCAGCGGCACTGCTTTGTCAGCATGCATCGGGGAACGAACAAAGGCGGCCAGTGTGGTCGCCGACGCCGATGAGGAATCGGTTTGCTTTCGCAaagcgcggggggggggggggggggcggggggggggatCGGATTCTGATCGGTCACAAGGCTGGGAGATCGATCTGACCACGGATCATGCAGCGACAGTGTGGTACTACTACATGGGTAACAAAACAAACAGACACTCCAACCCCAGGATTAAAGCGGTGTCGGTTGCAGCTTTGTTGGGAGTAAGATGGATGGTTCATGGGTGGGGATCTGATGGACCACAGGAAACTTCAGTGACAACAGAGGTCTCACACATGCTCATCTGGTTGGGCTACAGGTCCATCATCGATGATGGGAGGATTCCTGCAATTTTTGTTAGCCGAAAGAAAAGGCTTCCAGAATTCCTGTAGACAAGAGATTGACTGAATGGACCGCTGGAAACTTCAGTGACACCAAAGATCACACACATGCTTATCTGGTTATGCTAAAGCTCCATCACTGATGATGGGAGGATTTCTGCAATTTTTTGTTAGCCCA
The sequence above is drawn from the Panicum hallii strain FIL2 chromosome 7, PHallii_v3.1, whole genome shotgun sequence genome and encodes:
- the LOC112901061 gene encoding transcription factor bHLH96-like isoform X2, which encodes MTLEALCAPSTSSDVLVYDTFNAAAAACAAASPGTGSFLFGNAPAVEPFPAPAAPPDAEGENRVQQQGRRKRRRRQRTVKNAEDAESQRMTHIAVERNRRRQMNEYLAVLRSLMPESYVHRASIVSGAIDFVKELEQQVQSLEAQKLALQPQRGGTASERDAARAPPRDPVAASSSSASVTGEAAERPPFARFFRYPQYAWRHTPPQEDGAAAVGAEEASRASAVADVEVSVVVDAHASLRVMARRRPGQLLKMVAGMQALGLAVLHLNVTAAPGELALYTLNLKVEEGCGLTTAEDIAAAAHHVLCIIDAEAAQRLLAPGAGQPDL
- the LOC112901061 gene encoding transcription factor bHLH96-like isoform X1, whose translation is MTLEALCAPSTSSDVLVYDTFNAAAAACAAASPGTGSFLFGNAPAVEPFPAPAAPPDAEGENRVQQQGRRKRRRRQRTVKNAEDAESQRMTHIAVERNRRRQMNEYLAVLRSLMPESYVHRSDQASIVSGAIDFVKELEQQVQSLEAQKLALQPQRGGTASERDAARAPPRDPVAASSSSASVTGEAAERPPFARFFRYPQYAWRHTPPQEDGAAAVGAEEASRASAVADVEVSVVVDAHASLRVMARRRPGQLLKMVAGMQALGLAVLHLNVTAAPGELALYTLNLKVEEGCGLTTAEDIAAAAHHVLCIIDAEAAQRLLAPGAGQPDL